In Megalopta genalis isolate 19385.01 unplaced genomic scaffold, iyMegGena1_principal scaffold0026, whole genome shotgun sequence, the following proteins share a genomic window:
- the LOC117221840 gene encoding cytochrome P450 6A1, giving the protein MADCLQILSAIALVSIAVYYYLTSSFDFWKSRGVPGPEPIPVFGNIKDVFFRKKHLGIYIKQLYEKYKNEPLIGIFLRGSPNVVVCDMDLIKDVLIKDFSVFDDRGVVINEKVEPLSQNIFSLEAKRWRPLRTRLSPVFTSGKLKEMFHLIMECSEQLEKYLEKLEEKGQPIECREVAAKFTTDVIGSCAFGINMNSISDEESEFRRMGKTVFSTSLLNILKVTFRESLPKLYFFIMSLQPYPKFTSFFIRVVSDTIKYREENNVIRPDFVNMLIELKNHPEKLQDIEITDNLLTAQAMVFFAAGFETSSTTICHALYEMALNQQIQDKLRVEIKQFSTKNNSSFKYDDVKEMKYLDKIFKETLRKYPPGTLLRRKCNKEYTFSNTKVTIPKDTGIFVPVYALHHDSNIYPNPEVFDPERFNDDAVAARHPMSFLPFGDGPRNCIGARFAVYQTKVGLIKTLENFKVDVCEKTMIPYESDPRSLVHGPKGGIYLKLSKVTNLAET; this is encoded by the exons ATGGCTGATTGTCTCCAAATACTCAGCGCCATTGCGTTGGTATCCATTGCTGTCTATTATTACTTAACATCATCCTTCGATTTTTGGAAAAGTAGAGGTGTACCTGGACCTGAGCCAATACCTGTATTTGGCAATATAAAAGATGTTTTCTTCAGAAAAAAACATCTTGGCATCTATATAAAGCAGCTAtatgaaaaatacaaaaatgagCCTCTTATTGGAATCTTTCTAAGAGGAAGTCCTAATGTTGTCGTATGTGACATGGATCTCATTAAAGATGTTCTCATCAAAGATTTTTCTGTTTTCGATGATCGTGGAGTCGTTATTAATGAGAAG GTGGAACCATTATCGCAAAACATCTTCAGTTTAGAAGCAAAGAGATGGCGGCCACTACGAACAAGGCTCTCGCCAGTTTTTACATCTGGAAAACTCAAGGAAATGTTTCACTTGATAATGGAATGCTCCGAGCAATTAGAGAAATATTTAGAGAAACTAGAAGAAAAAGGGCAGCCAATAGAGTGCCGCGAAGTAGCAGCAAAATTCACGACTGACGTTATCGGTAGTTGTGCTTTTGGGATCAACATGAACTCAATATCCGATGAAGAAAGTGAATTTCGACGAATGGGAAAGACGGTTTTCTCAACATCGCTATTGAATATCTTAAAGGTGACATTCCGAGAAAGTCTGCCGAAATTATACTTCTTTATTATGTCTCTACAACCGTATCCGAAATTTACTTCATTTTTCATTCGAGTTGTATCGGACACTATCAAGTACAGAGAAGAAAATAACGTGATTAGGCCAGATTTCGTGAACATGCTGATAGAATTAAAGAACCACCCAGAGAAGTTACAAGATATTg AAATAACGGACAACTTGTTGACTGCGCAAGCGATGGTCTTCTTTGCAGCTGGCTTCGAAACATCGTCGACTACTATCTGTCACGCTCTTTATGAAATGGCGCTGAATCAGCAGATACAAGATAAATTGCGTGTGGAAATTAAACAGTTTAGTACAAAGAACAATAGCTCCTTCAAGTATGATGATGTAaaagaaatgaaatatttaGACAAAATTTTCAAAG AAACACTGAGGAAGTATCCACCAGGAACTTTGTTGAGGAGAAAATGTAATAAGGAGTACACCTTTAGTAATACGAAAGTAACCATTCCAAAAGATACTGGAATATTTGTTCCGGTATACGCGCTTCACCACGACTCCAACATTTATCCAAATCCAGAAGTTTTTGATCCAGAAAGATTTAACGATGACGCAGTTGCAGCGAGACACCCAATGAGCTTCTTACCTTTTGGAGATGGACCACGAAATTGCATTG GTGCACGGTTTGCAGTTTACCAAACAAAAGTGGGTTTGATAAAAACGCTAGAAAATTTTAAAGTCGACGTTTGTGAGAAAACAATGATTCCGTATGAAAGTGATCCACGTTCCTTAGTACACGGTCCAAAAGGGGGAATATACTTAAAATTAAGCAAGGTAACAAATTTAGCTGAGACTTAA
- the LOC117221843 gene encoding uncharacterized protein LOC117221843: MPMSFKDIPKFEEANDVSVNVFEWDRKRESCRSLYLTPRKREKHAYLLFLEDTIHLRNHYVSIRNLSRLVSSHLSTRHHKYICDRCLQYFRSQEKLDIHVADCGRMNECALILPTEDDKCRKFKNHAYKEPAPFVIYANLECLLEKQKDQGHGTCRRYQHHRAFSVGYYLHCRYDSSVCEYRTYRNEKDCIAWFASEFYKLSLKLQPAFDRTVPMATMTAAQISEFHTATHCHVCEEPFGDRDVRVRDHCHFTGAYRGPAHNNCNLGYGSSFVVPVFFHNLSGYDAHFITKELANAFEGKIDVLSLTKEKYISFTKHTKNMDKSWKKRIKFRFIDSFKFLNSSLDKLSSYLDKSDLPRANL, encoded by the exons ATGCCGATGTCGTTCAAGGACATACCGAAGTTCGAAGAAGCGAACGACGTTTCTGTGAACGTGTTCGAATGGGATAGGAAACGAGAAAGCTGTCGATCGTTGTATCTAACCCCGAGGAAACGGGAGAAACACGCGTATTTGTTGTTTCTAGAGGACACGATACATTTGCGGAATCATTACGTCAGTATAAGGAATTTATCCCGTCTTGTTTCATCCCATCTCAGCACGCGGCATCATAAGTACATTTGCGATCG ATGTCTGCAATATTTCAGATCGCAGGAAAAATTGGACATTCACGTCGCCGACTGcggtcgaatgaacgaatgcgCTTTGATACTTCCGACGGAAGACGATAAGTGCCGGAAGTTCAAAAACCACGCGTACAAGGAACCGGCGCCGTTCGTTATCTACGCAAACTTGGAATGCCTGCTGGAGAAACAGAAAGATCAAGGTCATGGAACTTGTCGCAGATATCAGCATCACCGTGCCTTCAGCGTAGGCTACTATCTTCATTGTCGATACGACAGCTCCGTGTGCGAGTATCGGACTTATCGCAACGAGAAAGATTGTATCGCGTGGTTCGCATCGGAGTTTTACAAGTTGAGCCTTAAATTGCAGCCGGCGTTCGATCGGACGGTTCCGATGGCTACAATGACTGCCGCGCAAATTTCGGAATTCCATACCGCCACGCATTGCCACGTGTGCGAAGAACCGTTCGGCGATCGGGACGTACGAGTGCGCGATCATTGTCATTTCACGGGCGCATATCGTGGTCCGGCACACAACAATTGCAATTTGGGCTATGGTTCTTCGTTCGTGGTACCGGTGTTTTTTCACAACTTGTCCGGCTACGACGCGCACTTCATCACCAAGGAGTTGGCTAACGCGTTCGAAGGTAAAATAGATGTGCTATCTCTTACGAAAGAGAAGTATATTTCTTTTACGAAACACACGAAGAACATGGACAAATCATGGAAGAAACGTATAAAGTTCCGATTCATCGATTCCTTCAAGTTTTTGAACTCCAGTCTGGACAAGCTGTCATCGTATCTTGACAAGAGCGATTTGCCTCGGGCAAATTTGTGA